From Marmota flaviventris isolate mMarFla1 chromosome X, mMarFla1.hap1, whole genome shotgun sequence, the proteins below share one genomic window:
- the LOC139703370 gene encoding melanoma-associated antigen 8-like, whose amino-acid sequence MSSHGQKRQHHKDKGEPKAQREAPSLNGVQVLRPEEEGASSACISSRSTPTLSKVPCPEPLICAQVPERSSALSVATAPTPGIPFSHLSSSQEAEGPFSWKNLKDRKSLLGDPLDEKMADLVQFLLLKYRMKELTTKAEMLSSVIKNNQDDFPVVFSVASECMHLVFGIHVEEVDPSNHSYAVVNALGLTYDGMQGDDQSMPKTGLLVIILCIIFMVGDRACEQDVWEMLSVMGVYPEREHFIYGEPRKLITEDLVQEQYLEYRQVPGSDPAFYEFLWGPRARAETSKMKVLEYWAQVHGSEPRSYPFLYEKALKDEAECAKVSNVARATRVPRGRPRTRKHGRAASRSFHTPM is encoded by the coding sequence ATGTCATCTCACGGTCAGAAGCGCCAGCACCACAAGGACAAAGGAGAACCTAAGGCCCAAAGGGAGGCACCGAGCCTCAATGGTGTGCAGGTTCTCAGGCCTGAGGAGGAGGGGGCCTCCTCTGCCTGCATCTCCTCCAGGTCCACACCTACCCTTAGCAAGGTGCCTTGTCCTGAGCCACTGATTTGTGCACAGGTGCCTGAGAGATCTTCCGCTCTCTCTGTTGCCACGGCGCCCACTCCAGGCATCCCGTTCAGCCACCTCTCCagcagccaagaagcagaaggTCCATTCTCCTGGAAGAACCTGAAAGACCGTAAGTCCTTGTTGGGAGACCCACTGGATGAGAAGATGGCTGACCTGGTGCAGTTCCTGCTTCTCAAGTATCGAATGAAGGAGCTGACCACCAAGGCCGAAATGCTGAGTAGCGTCATCAAAAATAACCAGGATGACTTCCCTGTGGTCTTCAGTGTGGCCTCTGAGTGCATGCACCTGGTCTTTGGTATTCATGTTGAGGAGGTGGACCCCTCCAACCACTCCTATGCTGTTGTTAATGCTTTGGGCCTCACCTATGATGGGATGCAGGGCGATGACCAGAGCATGCCCAAGACGGGCCTTCTGGTAATCATCCTGTGCATCATCTTCATGGTGGGGGACCGTGCCTGTGAGCAAGATGTCTGGGAAATGCTGAGTGTGATGGGGGTGTATCCTGAGAGGGAACACTTCATCTATGGGGAGCCTAGAAAGCTCATCACTGAAGATTTGGTGCAGGAACAGTACTTGGAGTATCGCCAGGTACCTGGTAGTGATCCTGCTTTCTATGAGTTCCTTTGGGGTCCAAGGGCACGTGCTGAAACCAGCAAGATGAAAGTCCTGGAGTACTGGGCCCAGGTCCATGGGAGTGAGCCTAGGTCCTACCCTTTCCTGTATGAAAAGGCTTTGAAAGATGAGGCAGAGTGTGCCAAAGTATCAAATGTAGCCAGGGCCACTAGAGTGCCCAGGGGACGGCCCAGGACCAGGAAACATGGCAGGGCCGCATCCCGAAGCTTCCACACCCCCATGTGA